Genomic DNA from Eleutherodactylus coqui strain aEleCoq1 chromosome 8, aEleCoq1.hap1, whole genome shotgun sequence:
caatctagtctatgtacccaaaaatggcaccaataaaaactacagttcgggaGATAAAAGACAAgctcttatacggccgcgtcgacacagaaaaataaggaaaaaaagttacggctttttaaaaatggagatgaaaatccgccaaaaatcgtttggtcctcaatgccaaaataggccatgtcactaaggggttaagggaacacACTGAATGTGATTACCGTACTGAGAGAGAACGCGCTGGATGTGATTACCGTACTGCAAGGGGGTCTCCGGACGTTTACACTGGGGCACACCACTGTCTCTATTTTACTGGGGGAGTCTGGGTGTGTAATTGATTTCAGGAGGAGAATTGTGGATGATTGGATTAGACTATAATACATAAAGCACATCAATTATATGCCGTGCGTATTTAATGTTGGGAACTACATTTTTCAGTTTAGGAGCAATAGCTcctcagtatttttttttcaacctggAGCAGTGATCTACATAGAAGCTACAAAACAGTGAACGTACGCTGGATAGCATAGAGCCGGCTCTACTACATGTATATAATGAAAAGTGTTCTATATACATACAAGCACATGAGGCGTGTCTGGTTCTTCATGATACTGCTTTATCCGCTGCTCCCGTGTTTCCTGATTGTAGTTAAATAGTCTCAGTTAATAAATATTATGTAAGTTAACAGATCTGTAGAGATTTAACAATATGCAACAATATTCAAATATTTCACCTAAAAAGGTTTTCCAagactcaagaaaaaaaaaatagggccatggAATGCTGTGAAAGAAAAAGGCATACTCAACTACTTCAGTGGCTCCCCGTCCGGTGCTGGAGACCGGCTCCCTGCGGCACTAGACCTGGAGGAATCCGGCTGCTGCCACGTGCTGTTCATAGTGCATGTGactgctaagccaatcacaggcttcggcTGACTCTGCtgaaggctgtgattggccgagtgGTCATGCGTACAATGAACGGCTTGTGATAGCAGCTGGCTTCAATATAGCAGGGAATGGGGCTCCAGTGCTGAATGGGGAGTCACCGAAGGAGGCAAGAATGACTTTCTTTCACAACATTCCATGGCCCTGATAAAAATATTTTGGGGGTCTTGCAAAAGCCTTTTAACTCATGCAGGATTctctctaaggctgcattcacacgaacgtatatcggctcggttttcacgccgagccgatatacgtcgtcctcatctgccgggggtggggggggaggatggaagagccaggagcaggaactgagctcctcccctctctctgcctcctctccatccctctgcactatttgcaatgaaagggggtggggcagggctaagttccgtgaatcagccccgcccccatcccgcctctccccattgtaaatagtgcagaggggcggagaagaggcagagagggggcgggagctcagtgcctgctcctggctcttccatcctccccccccctgcagatgaggacgacatatatcggctcagcgtgaaaaccgagccgatatacgttcgtgtgaatgcagcctaaagccgAGGTAAGCAAGCTCTTGATCACAATCGACAGGTCATATGCTGGAGTAGATCCTGGGGCTTCCAGATGTATCCATATCCTCCAGATACAGATGGTTTAGAATTAAAACTGTGGCAGAGCTCGGGGGTGATTTCCATGCCCCGCCACACCATACCTTCCCAACAAGGCACCAGTGATTAGAGCATCCACCGAGCAGCACAGAAGGAAACTTTTATCCTGATCCACTAGGCTGCAACCAGACTTTCTAAAGTTTCAGAGCCTGTGAGTGAGTCCGAATATCTAGAATACTCTCCTCGTCTACCAGAGCAGCCTGTGCCTTGTGGTCCTGCTCCATTGCATCCGAGGCAACAATAAGTCAGGAAATACAAGTGGACTCGCTTTGAGGCCAAGTTTCACAGCCGTGCACATCAAGCCTGAAGTGACCTAATGAAGGGTATAAGTGGCTTGAGTTCAGGCAACTCAACCAAAGTCTCCATATTCCGATCAGCCATACTCACCAAAGAGTAGTacacatgtagtggaaatgctgGATACGTAGATGAAATTTGAACAAATGTTATTTATAAGATGCAGAATTTGTCAGTGAAGCCCTACTGAtctgctattggtgacctatcctggggatatgGTACCAATAGTTTTgatcttggaaaacccctctaaaacaatttttcagtttttgcaGGAAGTCTCCATCAGCTTACTGCTGATACACCTATGCTGTTGGGGGCAGGAATGAGGGTACGTATCATTACTCTCCGTAATACACAGTAGTTTTTAGAATGGCACAAAGTTCAGCAACATTATAGCCTTCCATAAATGAAAACTGAGCAAGGTAAGAAAAATAAGTTTTGTCCACATTGGCTAAGACTGGTCCTCTGCACAGTTTTGGAGGAGACTAGGTGGTTTGAGGCAGGGATCTAGGCACATCGCTTGCAGTGTTCTATTGCCCATTCATTCGAATTATGATGAAAATTGAACATACCCCCATATGTTTGCTGTTAGCATTTGGATCCAGGTAATGTGGGTTTATATTGAACGGTACAAACCCAAGAGCCTGCAGAGATGGTGGGTACACAATTGGCATGTCGTTAGTGGTGTTGATGCTGACTGTAGCCACATTAGTACCAGCGCTAGACCCTATATAAGGGATTCCATCCTAGAAAAATAGCAAGAATTCATAAAACtggttaatttttaaaaaatacacactaGTAAGAACTTGACAAAATTTAAAACGCACCTATAAAATTACAATGGTTTCCTCAAAGTTTTACAACTTCTATTCTGTCACATCCACTAGCCGAAGAAGTAGAATTTATCTTGAAGAATGAAAGTTTTTCTATGCCTTATTCACGCGAGGTCTTAATTGCAGAGATTAAGTAaagctgcaatcaaaattattcaactcaCATTGCAATTTACAGcaagaaaaggatccagcatcTATAAAACACGGCTTTATAGAGACATTAAAATCCCAAGAGGAAGGACATTAGAGTTGAGCGtacatgctcgtccgagtattagcatacttagTGGTACTCGTTAATCGAGCGAGTACGACCTCTCAccacattaccacttcctgctgtgacgtgccaccGTGCACACGGCTGGCtggtagagagacagagaaaaaaaaataaagttcagCATCCGGCGGGttcaatacaaaaatgctcgagtcccccattgaccccaatggggttcgttactcgaatagagctcttgaatattacaaaaagctcgactcgaataacgagcagccgagcatttttgtactcgctcatctctaaaggacaTACAATGGTGCGACATGTTTCAAGCTCTTAGAGCTCATTCACGCACCTGAATGCGTTAAATGCTGCGTGTATACTGTGTTTTACGTCTGAGCCGGCAGTGAGACAACTATTACTGCGTATGGCAGCGTTTGTGCACTGTGCACGATAGCGTATCTCATgcatgctgtcatgcacagtgtgaatactttctctttttttaaaactcagatggataacagtgatcatgtgaccgggaacaacatacagcggttcctggtcacatctCCCTGCCTTAGGCTATCTTTGACAGGGATCTTTCCTGCGGGATCATAAGATGTCTCAATAAAGCCATGTTTTATGGATGCTGGATCATTTTCTTGTTGATGCCAGTCAAATCAGTGCATCCTGCTGGTGAGCTGGTTCATTTTCTCTGTACACATTGCAATTAGGTGTATTTGCCAAATTTTCAAGATTTCATCCGTTTGCAAAATGAAATCAGAGGAGAACAATTTAATCCCTTCCTGACATGTGGTGTACCAGTATGGCTGTCAGGATTCAAACCTGCAACCTCCTGAACCCAGAGCAGCAGCCCTTCATACTGAGCTATTCAGCCTGCTCCTGTCTTCCTGATTAGTTACTGTTCCACTAATCAAGCAATCCTCCTGCTACTCTGCAAACTGAACATCCATCTCATGTACTAGACCCCGGCTTTTCCGCCTTACTTCGCTACTGCTTAAACCCTTTGTGCTGCACCGATATCTCATGTACCAGACCCTGGCTGCCTCCTTGACCTCATTTCCACCAGTGGCGGTTACAACAAACTAACTAGATCGTGACAATGGCACATGTCCGGTGTTACTatatggagcgggctcaggagcTGAACTTGCTTCAAACACAGCAGGTATCCGCCAACTTTGACAGTCAACACCCACCTGCAACGGCCCCAATAAGCTAACTTGGATTGCGGATGTTAATCCTaaacaaccctttaaatgccgctgtaagTTTCTGTTTTTAGTTTCTCATATGCAGattttgtttgaaaagttagtaacCATTTAAAATGTTTAATTAATCCAAGTGCATACATTACCTCAATCACTTTTTTTCTGATAACTTGTATTAAGTTATTATCGTACAAAGCTTTTAAAAGCCGGAAGGTGTTCCCACCACCTGCAGTCCGGGAAAGAAAAACAGGCTCAATAATGAGGCAGTTACTTATTTACTTACCGCATTAGGCACAGAAGAGACTGGGGTGTGACTATGGGAATAAAGAACACAAGTATGACACAGACAGCAGCTCTGTCAACACACAGCCCTAATTATGGCCGTATATTAaatcaaaatgcaaaaaatatataaattgtgGCATTTGGGTAAGAGCAGTGAAGACGGAGTAGAGCCAATTCACAGTTACACAGCGGCCATCAGTtaattgtgtgtgtgtctgtgtgtgtgtgtgtgggggtggggggtgaaggTAAGCCCTCCTGGTGAATACAGTGTTTTTTGGGGCCATTTGTTTTAATAGCCCAACAACCTGTCACTATACTATTATACCCATAAATAGGCtggtgtattaaaggggttctcctggACTCTAATTAtcaatgacctaccctcaggattgATCATCAATAACTGCATGAGTTGGAGATCCCCAGGTCAGATGTCAGTATGGACTGTGCTGTCCGCATTGCAGCAGCCCAGCcaagtactgcaggcacagctcccaatgaatgtaatgggagctgtgcctgtattaCCAAACCAGGCCGCTGCAATACACTGTAATATGTAGGAGCCCAGCAATCTGTGGCTAAAGGAAAGGGGAGGGCTGGAGAAGCATGGATATATGATCACCAGACTCTCCTAGCAGCAGTGGCTGAGCAAACTGTCAAATGTAAGTTTTTAAAGACTGCTGACTGGATAGACATAAGTGACAGAACACTGAAATCAGCCTGTGCGTGACTATACTGGCCCTCAGCCAAGGTAAAAGGGAGCTGATAAGTTATCTGTagcttttaaagggaatctaaGGGGATTTTATTTATTGTATTGGACATGGGAATAACcctataaggccggctgcacacgaacggatttgcattgcagaatcagtTGTCAGCGCCACTGcattgcagatccacagcaaatactgtttgtaacatgctatgtaaaagcgcttcttcctgcCCACTTGCAGAAATCAATTAGGATTTTCGTGAGCAGatgaaaaattgtagcatgttttattttagtgcggattccacacggacggttttcattgaagtcaatggaagctgtccaacccgccgcccatccgcaattgacattgcgaataGGTCGCTGGTACCTGGTCACTGTCTAGCGACAGCGCGggtaaaataaacatttgaaaaagaaatctgtactgcgtatgtctgaCGCCGGctcacagtacagatgaagatgaCAAGAGAGAGGTAGACACGGACGCCGGGTGCGGTCAGGGACGGATTCCGCAgggggctcctgcatgcagaatccaacccattcATGTACAGCTGTTCTAACGCTCATTACAAAGCCCCATGCCTTCAATCCCCCCTAACCCTTTCCTAATACCCACCCCCATTCTTCAAGAACTATATGAGTAAATATTGTGTTCTGATTATTTTTCACAACACAAAATAAGAAGACTCAAGAATTACCGATGAATATGGCCTCTGCTGTTAGTACTGATGCTACAGGATCGGCAGCTTCATGTATGCTGTCTAATGCGTAACCTGAAAGAAAAAACATCATGTCAATCCTAGCCCATGGCTTCgtttaaatatataaaaagttATCTGTACCTCAAATGCCAATCTGATCCCACCTTCAAGAGACAAAAAGTAGGTTTTCCTCACTTTTAGTAATAGTGTGAAATTACCTGTTGCCATaaatgtgtattatctctgttcacatctgccccAGTGGTTTCGTTTGGTGCCTGCATAGCGGATCCAGCATAAAACACTGCACTACTTTGTCCAGGAAACTGCCAGAGGGCAGGATGGAAGCCATTATAGGCAATGTCGCAGTACGTTTCCATCATAGGACGGATCTAGCATTCGGGTTTTGTGCTCCCGTGAcgaagcagaaaaacagaatgttGAAGACTGGTGTGAATATGGTCTTATGTGATAAACTGATACAATGCCAGTAATAAGCCTGGTCTAGCTGCACTCACACACCGCTgtcatatcacattatttatggaGGTTTTTATTTCTGTGACTTCTGAAAAATCGTGGCAAGAAGACAAATATGATTGCGTCATGTGATTTCACGCTTTAAGGCAATTTAAATTTACGGAACAAGAAGTGACGTATGCTGAAGAAATCATTATTTGCGCATTAAATAGACAGAAGATCTACATGTAACATATTACATAAAATATGTAAAGCACTGTTACAAATCAACTAAAGGGATACTTGGTCGTTACAATTTCATGGTTGGTCAGGATGACgggtcacacacacacatttttagtTAATTGTGAAGTACAGCTACCGGTATCTCCTAATGTTCAGTCAAATTCTGCAGATGGTCGTTTTATAGAAGGTTACTTGATTTATCATAgatttaaaattgaaaaaaaaaatatatcaactTTGGTGGTCAGAGAGCGATCCAGTGGAGTCCAGTGGTAATAAACAATGGGGCGGATTTACTATTAAAGCTTCAACAGTTTTCTGTAGACTGAAAACCatcttacatgctttgcaccacatttatcacgTGTTTTAGACACACTTGGACATATTTTGCCAGATCCAACAAAGGAGCATGGctcaaccccttgagtggcaggtttcctactcccctgtcagacccaccagggcaggttttttaaatggtctaatcatttaatttcaaccaattttccagtcgcgttccaagagccataactttttcatttttccattgacacagccatatgagggcttgtcttttgcgggacaagttgtactttttgatggcatcacttTTGggtctatataatgtattgcataacttttgtaataaaatttgtagggagattggggaaaaaaagaaattctgccatttgttttttggatttcatttttacagcattcagcatgcagaataaataatgtgataacattattctctgagtcacacgattccggcgataccaggtttatacagttttttttatcttttgctatttttgtaaatttaaaactttttttcttaaaagtttgcttttgtgtcgccacattccaagagccgtattaattttattttttcattcccAGAGCTCTAGAagagttttttgtgggatgaactctagtcttcatttatctaattttttggaacatgtaaaattttgatagctttttattccattttttctagtggcgggattaacaaaatctgtaattctggcatgtttttttattttctactgcattctctgagcagtataaataatatattaaagtcattctacaggccggtacgattatgcccaTACCAATTTGTaatagtttttctttctttttcacactttaaaaaaaaaaaaaaagtaataaaagtttaaatcatcctcattttgccatatctataataaaaaaaatctaaatcatgaaagaaaaatacatatttggtatcacagcGTCCGTAAATGACCGAtccatcaaagtagtgcattattcaccccgcacagtgaacgtagtccgaaaaaaaaataaaaaatgccagaaatgcactttttccacttaccctgtctcccagaaaaaatgcaataaaaagctattaaaaagtcgtatgtaatcCAAATTAGCACTAAGGTAAACTataggacatctcgcaaaaaaatgagcccagaagatgcagcagaaaataatttttaaaaattaaatgtctttgaaaaaaaatacaagtactacagcaaaaaaaaaaaaaaactatgcaagtttggtatcgtagtaatcgtaccgacccatagaataaagttatcaggtcatttttgttgcaatttgtgcgccatagaaacaagacgaacTGAATGATGGcagaatgttattttttttttcatttcactccacttagaattttgtaaaagtttttcagttcattatatggtactttaaatagcaccattgaaaaacacaactcgttccacaaaaaataagccctcatgcagtgacgtcgatggataaataaaggagtttaaaCAGGGGGAAATGGggcgtcattaaggggtaaaataatgtactaacttgcttctctgggtcattacgacgcagggataacACGtgtaattgtaaaaaaattaaaaataaaattataaaaagtaaagggagacaagtgtttttaatttttaatactttttaaacttttttttaaccttttcttttttttgtccctttaggggacttacgcagagacccatcaggacccc
This window encodes:
- the LOC136576611 gene encoding alpha-aspartyl dipeptidase-like isoform X1, producing MTLKRLLLVSNSTLYGGGYLEHCQDQIQKFLGGQVKRVLFIPYALQDRDNYAKTARQKFQSLGYALDSIHEAADPVASVLTAEAIFIGGGNTFRLLKALYDNNLIQVIRKKVIEDGIPYIGSSAGTNVATVSINTTNDMPIVYPPSLQALGFVPFNINPHYLDPNANSKHMGETREQRIKQYHEEPDTPHVLALREGCMLLVEGNKATLLGITKARLFKRGECPTEHEPGEDFSFLLNQ
- the LOC136576611 gene encoding alpha-aspartyl dipeptidase-like isoform X2; the encoded protein is MTLKRLLLVSNSTLYGGGYLEHCQDQIQKFLGGQVKRVLFIPYALQDRDNYAKTARQKFQSLGYALDSIHEAADPVASVLTAEAIFIGGGNTFRLLKALYDNNLIQVIRKKVIEDGIPYIGSSAGTNVATVSINTTNDMPIVYPPSLQALGFVPFNINPHYLDPNANSKHMGALREGCMLLVEGNKATLLGITKARLFKRGECPTEHEPGEDFSFLLNQ